One Segatella copri genomic window carries:
- a CDS encoding FimB/Mfa2 family fimbrial subunit codes for MKTRNKLNIWLWVLACIPCLLASCDHDVHDGEGDGGLSISLDWADETDEGTEVKDVKTWIMNAENGTLVEQSQHGSAQEMASERYDMPKGHYRILTTTNLVAPFTISEQTRGVDNMNNLVISLSGTDAAPEHAYYGVTDIIIDHENVHHIVKSEMRRVLAELTINIKGAPLHTAITGKVLNVATGLFALQQNEDGTFGTPTRTKKECDIPSGITMLDNMFVTKTMYLMPTCDGVQNTNLFIVLKTPDGNSTRYDLKAPVMKPSGKYIVNLEYSEMKPEMNLTSVKIDDWTEGWVYYGEIFDPEN; via the coding sequence ATGAAAACAAGAAACAAACTGAATATCTGGCTATGGGTGCTGGCATGCATCCCATGCCTATTGGCTAGTTGCGACCACGACGTGCATGATGGCGAAGGAGACGGAGGCCTGTCGATATCTCTCGACTGGGCTGACGAGACCGACGAGGGCACGGAAGTGAAGGACGTGAAGACGTGGATCATGAATGCAGAAAATGGCACGCTGGTGGAGCAAAGCCAGCATGGCAGTGCGCAGGAAATGGCAAGCGAGCGATATGACATGCCCAAAGGTCACTATCGCATTCTCACCACCACCAACCTGGTGGCTCCGTTCACCATCAGTGAGCAGACTAGAGGCGTTGACAACATGAACAATCTGGTAATCAGTCTGTCGGGTACGGACGCAGCACCCGAACATGCCTATTATGGTGTAACAGACATCATCATAGACCATGAAAATGTGCACCATATCGTCAAAAGCGAAATGCGACGTGTGCTTGCCGAGCTCACCATCAACATAAAAGGGGCTCCTCTGCATACGGCTATCACGGGAAAGGTATTGAATGTTGCCACCGGACTGTTTGCCTTGCAGCAAAATGAAGATGGAACTTTCGGCACGCCAACAAGGACTAAGAAAGAATGCGATATTCCTTCCGGAATAACGATGTTGGATAACATGTTTGTAACAAAAACAATGTACCTGATGCCGACGTGCGATGGTGTTCAAAACACCAATCTGTTTATCGTGCTCAAAACTCCTGATGGTAACAGTACACGCTACGACCTGAAAGCTCCCGTGATGAAGCCGAGCGGCAAGTATATTGTCAACCTGGAATACAGCGAGATGAAGCCGGAAATGAACCTTACGAGTGTCAAGATAGACGACTGGACTGAGGGTTGGGTATATTATGGTGAAATCTTCGATCCGGAGAACTAG